One window from the genome of Melospiza georgiana isolate bMelGeo1 chromosome 13, bMelGeo1.pri, whole genome shotgun sequence encodes:
- the LOC131088906 gene encoding uncharacterized protein LOC131088906 isoform X2, with product MARGQHRRGGTLNRARHDYSTTSGRTGRFPHMALSFSWQEQGQDPTPGEGRLCSGQGLLRAQLSTGEGFCSSLVSIQASAPPFPQGSDGRSFPAGSSRGALKGTGLLFLAGMGGCFSGDGDGDAARGVLHSLPRPCEANPSLPLAPGRLSGGRAAAQWGHTGKVSHTPRSVTSQGLSHSEVSHTAGSVTLQGQSHPKVCHTERSIPLQGQSHPEVCHTLRSITLQGQSHSEVNHTPRSVTLKGQSHCKVNHAPRSVTLQGQSHSEVNHTPRSVTLKGQSHCKVNRAPRSVTLKGQSHPKVCHTARSVTPQGLSHCKVSDTARSIVPQGQSHCRVSHTPRSVTLKGQCGLGLVWGEGGFPVGFRGKK from the exons ATGGCACGGGGACagcacaggaggggagggacacTCAACCGAGCACGGCACGACTACAGCACGACGAGCGGGAGGACGGGGAGATTTCCCCACATGGCTTTGTCCTTCTCCTGGCAGGAACAAGGACAGGATCCCACCCCAGGAGAGGGACGGCTCTGCTCCGGGCAAGGGCTGCTGCGGGCTCAGCTCAGCACCGGCGAGGGCTTTTGCTCCTCTCTGGTGTCAATTCAGGCTTCAGCACCCCCCTTCCCACAGGGATCGGATGGCAGGTCCTTCCCGGCTGGCTCCTCCAGAGGGGCCCTCAAGGGCACGGGGCTGCTGttcctggcagggatgggaggctGTTTCTcgggggatggggatggggatgcagCGAGGGGGGTGCTCCACAGCCTGCCTCGTCCTTGCGAGGCAAATCCGAGCCTCCCGCTCGCTCCTGGGAGGCTGagtggaggcagagctgcagctcagtgggGCCACACCGGCAAGGTCAGTCACACCCCGAGGTCTGTCACATCCCAAG GTCTGTCACACTCTGAGGTCAGTCACACTGCAGGGTCAGTCACACTGCAAG GTCAGTCACACCCCAAGGTCTGTCACACTGAAAGGTCAATCCCACTGCAAGGTCAGTCACACCCCGAGGTCTGTCACACCCTAAGGTCAATCACACTGCAAGGTCAGTCACACTCTGAG GTCAATCACACCCCAAGGTCTGTCACACTGAAAGGTCAATCACACTGCAAGGTCAATCATGCCCCAAGGTCAGTCACACTGCAAGGTCAGTCACACTCTGAG GTCAATCACACCCCAAGGTCTGTCACACTGAAAGGTCAATCACACTGCAAGGTCAATCGTGCCCCAAGGTCTGTCACACTGAAAGGTCAGTCACACCCCAAGGTCTGTCACACTGCAAGGTCAGTCACACCCCAAGGTTTGTCACACTGCAAGGTCAGTGACACTGCAAG GTCAATCGTGCCCCAAGGTCAGTCACACTGCAGGGTCAGTCACACCCCGAGGTCTGTCACACTGAAAGGTCAGTGTGGGCTAGGGTTAGTCTGGGGTGAAGGTGGTTTCCCAGTTGGATTTAGGGGGAAAAAGTGA
- the LOC131088906 gene encoding uncharacterized protein LOC131088906 isoform X4 — MARGQHRRGGTLNRARHDYSTTSGRTGRFPHMALSFSWQEQGQDPTPGEGRLCSGQGLLRAQLSTGEGFCSSLVSIQASAPPFPQGSDGRSFPAGSSRGALKGTGLLFLAGMGGCFSGDGDGDAARGVLHSLPRPCEANPSLPLAPGRLSGGRAAAQWGHTGKVSHTPRSVTSQGLSHSEVSHTAGSVTLQGQSHCKVNHTLRSVTPQGQSHPEVCHTLRSITLQGQSHSEVNHTPRSVTLKGQSHCKVNHAPRSVTLQGQSHSEVNHTPRSVTLKGQSHCKVNRAPRSVTLKGQSHPKVCHTARSVTPQGLSHCKVSDTARSIVPQGQSHCRVSHTPRSVTLKGQCGLGLVWGEGGFPVGFRGKK, encoded by the exons ATGGCACGGGGACagcacaggaggggagggacacTCAACCGAGCACGGCACGACTACAGCACGACGAGCGGGAGGACGGGGAGATTTCCCCACATGGCTTTGTCCTTCTCCTGGCAGGAACAAGGACAGGATCCCACCCCAGGAGAGGGACGGCTCTGCTCCGGGCAAGGGCTGCTGCGGGCTCAGCTCAGCACCGGCGAGGGCTTTTGCTCCTCTCTGGTGTCAATTCAGGCTTCAGCACCCCCCTTCCCACAGGGATCGGATGGCAGGTCCTTCCCGGCTGGCTCCTCCAGAGGGGCCCTCAAGGGCACGGGGCTGCTGttcctggcagggatgggaggctGTTTCTcgggggatggggatggggatgcagCGAGGGGGGTGCTCCACAGCCTGCCTCGTCCTTGCGAGGCAAATCCGAGCCTCCCGCTCGCTCCTGGGAGGCTGagtggaggcagagctgcagctcagtgggGCCACACCGGCAAGGTCAGTCACACCCCGAGGTCTGTCACATCCCAAG GTCTGTCACACTCTGAGGTCAGTCACACTGCAGGGTCAGTCACACTGCAAGGTCAATCACACTGCAAGGTCAATCACACTCTGAGGTCAGTCACACCCCAAG GTCAGTCACACCCCGAGGTCTGTCACACCCTAAGGTCAATCACACTGCAAGGTCAGTCACACTCTGAG GTCAATCACACCCCAAGGTCTGTCACACTGAAAGGTCAATCACACTGCAAGGTCAATCATGCCCCAAGGTCAGTCACACTGCAAGGTCAGTCACACTCTGAG GTCAATCACACCCCAAGGTCTGTCACACTGAAAGGTCAATCACACTGCAAGGTCAATCGTGCCCCAAGGTCTGTCACACTGAAAGGTCAGTCACACCCCAAGGTCTGTCACACTGCAAGGTCAGTCACACCCCAAGGTTTGTCACACTGCAAGGTCAGTGACACTGCAAG GTCAATCGTGCCCCAAGGTCAGTCACACTGCAGGGTCAGTCACACCCCGAGGTCTGTCACACTGAAAGGTCAGTGTGGGCTAGGGTTAGTCTGGGGTGAAGGTGGTTTCCCAGTTGGATTTAGGGGGAAAAAGTGA
- the LOC131088906 gene encoding uncharacterized protein LOC131088906 isoform X11, translated as MARGQHRRGGTLNRARHDYSTTSGRTGRFPHMALSFSWQEQGQDPTPGEGRLCSGQGLLRAQLSTGEGFCSSLVSIQASAPPFPQGSDGRSFPAGSSRGALKGTGLLFLAGMGGCFSGDGDGDAARGVLHSLPRPCEANPSLPLAPGRLSGGRAAAQWGHTGKVSHTPRSVTPRGLSHPKVCHTLRSVTLQGQSHPKVCHTERSITLQGQSHSEVNHTPRSVTLKGQSHCKVNHAPRSVTLQGQSHSEVNHTPRSVTLKGQSHCKVNRAPRSVTLKGQSHPKVCHTARSVTPQGLSHCKVSDTARSIVPQGQSHCRVSHTPRSVTLKGQCGLGLVWGEGGFPVGFRGKK; from the exons ATGGCACGGGGACagcacaggaggggagggacacTCAACCGAGCACGGCACGACTACAGCACGACGAGCGGGAGGACGGGGAGATTTCCCCACATGGCTTTGTCCTTCTCCTGGCAGGAACAAGGACAGGATCCCACCCCAGGAGAGGGACGGCTCTGCTCCGGGCAAGGGCTGCTGCGGGCTCAGCTCAGCACCGGCGAGGGCTTTTGCTCCTCTCTGGTGTCAATTCAGGCTTCAGCACCCCCCTTCCCACAGGGATCGGATGGCAGGTCCTTCCCGGCTGGCTCCTCCAGAGGGGCCCTCAAGGGCACGGGGCTGCTGttcctggcagggatgggaggctGTTTCTcgggggatggggatggggatgcagCGAGGGGGGTGCTCCACAGCCTGCCTCGTCCTTGCGAGGCAAATCCGAGCCTCCCGCTCGCTCCTGGGAGGCTGagtggaggcagagctgcagctcagtgggGCCACACCGGCAAGGTCAGTCACACCCCGAG GTCAGTCACACCCCGAGGTCTGTCACACCCTAAGGTCTGTCACACTCTGAGGTCAGTCACACTGCAGG GTCAGTCACACCCCAAGGTCTGTCACACTGAAAG GTCAATCACACTGCAAGGTCAGTCACACTCTGAG GTCAATCACACCCCAAGGTCTGTCACACTGAAAGGTCAATCACACTGCAAGGTCAATCATGCCCCAAGGTCAGTCACACTGCAAGGTCAGTCACACTCTGAG GTCAATCACACCCCAAGGTCTGTCACACTGAAAGGTCAATCACACTGCAAGGTCAATCGTGCCCCAAGGTCTGTCACACTGAAAGGTCAGTCACACCCCAAGGTCTGTCACACTGCAAGGTCAGTCACACCCCAAGGTTTGTCACACTGCAAGGTCAGTGACACTGCAAG GTCAATCGTGCCCCAAGGTCAGTCACACTGCAGGGTCAGTCACACCCCGAGGTCTGTCACACTGAAAGGTCAGTGTGGGCTAGGGTTAGTCTGGGGTGAAGGTGGTTTCCCAGTTGGATTTAGGGGGAAAAAGTGA
- the LOC131088906 gene encoding uncharacterized protein LOC131088906 isoform X20 translates to MARGQHRRGGTLNRARHDYSTTSGRTGRFPHMALSFSWQEQGQDPTPGEGRLCSGQGLLRAQLSTGEGFCSSLVSIQASAPPFPQGSDGRSFPAGSSRGALKGTGLLFLAGMGGCFSGDGDGDAARGVLHSLPRPCEANPSLPLAPGRLSGGRAAAQWGHTGKVSHTPRSVTPRGLSHPKVCHTLRSVTLQGQSHPKVCHTERSIPLQGQSHPEVCHTLRSITLQGQSHSEVNHTPRSVTLKGQSHCKVSDTPRFVTLKGQSHCKVNRAPRSVTLKGQSHPKVCHTARSVTPQGLSHCKVSDTARSIVPQGQSHCRVSHTPRSVTLKGQCGLGLVWGEGGFPVGFRGKK, encoded by the exons ATGGCACGGGGACagcacaggaggggagggacacTCAACCGAGCACGGCACGACTACAGCACGACGAGCGGGAGGACGGGGAGATTTCCCCACATGGCTTTGTCCTTCTCCTGGCAGGAACAAGGACAGGATCCCACCCCAGGAGAGGGACGGCTCTGCTCCGGGCAAGGGCTGCTGCGGGCTCAGCTCAGCACCGGCGAGGGCTTTTGCTCCTCTCTGGTGTCAATTCAGGCTTCAGCACCCCCCTTCCCACAGGGATCGGATGGCAGGTCCTTCCCGGCTGGCTCCTCCAGAGGGGCCCTCAAGGGCACGGGGCTGCTGttcctggcagggatgggaggctGTTTCTcgggggatggggatggggatgcagCGAGGGGGGTGCTCCACAGCCTGCCTCGTCCTTGCGAGGCAAATCCGAGCCTCCCGCTCGCTCCTGGGAGGCTGagtggaggcagagctgcagctcagtgggGCCACACCGGCAAGGTCAGTCACACCCCGAG GTCAGTCACACCCCGAGGTCTGTCACACCCTAAGGTCTGTCACACTCTGAGGTCAGTCACACTGCAGG GTCAGTCACACCCCAAGGTCTGTCACACTGAAAGGTCAATCCCACTGCAAGGTCAGTCACACCCCGAGGTCTGTCACACCCTAAGGTCAATCACACTGCAAGGTCAGTCACACTCTGAG GTCAATCACACCCCAAGGTCTGTCACACTGAAAGGTCAATCACACTGCAAG GTCAGTGACACCCCAAGGTTTGTCACACTGAAAG GTCAATCACACTGCAAGGTCAATCGTGCCCCAAGGTCTGTCACACTGAAAGGTCAGTCACACCCCAAGGTCTGTCACACTGCAAGGTCAGTCACACCCCAAGGTTTGTCACACTGCAAGGTCAGTGACACTGCAAG GTCAATCGTGCCCCAAGGTCAGTCACACTGCAGGGTCAGTCACACCCCGAGGTCTGTCACACTGAAAGGTCAGTGTGGGCTAGGGTTAGTCTGGGGTGAAGGTGGTTTCCCAGTTGGATTTAGGGGGAAAAAGTGA
- the LOC131088906 gene encoding uncharacterized protein LOC131088906 isoform X22, with translation MARGQHRRGGTLNRARHDYSTTSGRTGRFPHMALSFSWQEQGQDPTPGEGRLCSGQGLLRAQLSTGEGFCSSLVSIQASAPPFPQGSDGRSFPAGSSRGALKGTGLLFLAGMGGCFSGDGDGDAARGVLHSLPRPCEANPSLPLAPGRLSGGRAAAQWGHTGKVSHTPRSVTPRGLSHPKVCHTLRSVTLQGQSHPKVCHTERSIPLQGQSHPEVCHTLRSITLQGQSHSEVNHTPRSVTLKGQSHCKVNHAPRSVTLQGQSHSEVSDTPRFVTLKGQSHPKVCHTERSITLQGQSCPKVCHTERSVTPQGLSHCKVSHTPRSVTLQGQSHPEVCHTERSVWARVSLG, from the exons ATGGCACGGGGACagcacaggaggggagggacacTCAACCGAGCACGGCACGACTACAGCACGACGAGCGGGAGGACGGGGAGATTTCCCCACATGGCTTTGTCCTTCTCCTGGCAGGAACAAGGACAGGATCCCACCCCAGGAGAGGGACGGCTCTGCTCCGGGCAAGGGCTGCTGCGGGCTCAGCTCAGCACCGGCGAGGGCTTTTGCTCCTCTCTGGTGTCAATTCAGGCTTCAGCACCCCCCTTCCCACAGGGATCGGATGGCAGGTCCTTCCCGGCTGGCTCCTCCAGAGGGGCCCTCAAGGGCACGGGGCTGCTGttcctggcagggatgggaggctGTTTCTcgggggatggggatggggatgcagCGAGGGGGGTGCTCCACAGCCTGCCTCGTCCTTGCGAGGCAAATCCGAGCCTCCCGCTCGCTCCTGGGAGGCTGagtggaggcagagctgcagctcagtgggGCCACACCGGCAAGGTCAGTCACACCCCGAG GTCAGTCACACCCCGAGGTCTGTCACACCCTAAGGTCTGTCACACTCTGAGGTCAGTCACACTGCAGG GTCAGTCACACCCCAAGGTCTGTCACACTGAAAGGTCAATCCCACTGCAAGGTCAGTCACACCCCGAGGTCTGTCACACCCTAAGGTCAATCACACTGCAAGGTCAGTCACACTCTGAG GTCAATCACACCCCAAGGTCTGTCACACTGAAAGGTCAATCACACTGCAAGGTCAATCATGCCCCAAGGTCAGTCACACTGCAAGGTCAGTCACACTCTGAG GTCAGTGACACCCCAAGGTTTGTCACACTGAAAGGTCAATCACACCCCAAGGTCTGTCACACTGAAAGGTCAATCACACTGCAAGGTCAATCGTGCCCCAAGGTCTGTCACACTGAAAGGTCAGTCACACCCCAAGGTCTGTCACACTGCAAGGTCAGTCACACCCCAAG GTCAGTCACACTGCAGGGTCAGTCACACCCCGAGGTCTGTCACACTGAAAGGTCAGTGTGGGCTAGGGTTAGTCTGGGGTGA
- the LOC131088906 gene encoding uncharacterized protein LOC131088906 isoform X8 produces the protein MARGQHRRGGTLNRARHDYSTTSGRTGRFPHMALSFSWQEQGQDPTPGEGRLCSGQGLLRAQLSTGEGFCSSLVSIQASAPPFPQGSDGRSFPAGSSRGALKGTGLLFLAGMGGCFSGDGDGDAARGVLHSLPRPCEANPSLPLAPGRLSGGRAAAQWGHTGKVSHTPRSVTPRGLSHPKVCHTLRSVTLQGQSHPKVCHTERSIPLQGQSHPEVCHTLRSITLQGQSHSEVNHTPRSVTLKGQSHCKVNHAPRSVTLQGQSHSEVSDTPRFVTLKGQSHPKVCHTERSITLQGQSCPKVCHTERSVTPQGLSHCKVSHTPRSVTLKGQSHPEVNRAPRSVTLQGQSHPEVCHTERSVWARVSLG, from the exons ATGGCACGGGGACagcacaggaggggagggacacTCAACCGAGCACGGCACGACTACAGCACGACGAGCGGGAGGACGGGGAGATTTCCCCACATGGCTTTGTCCTTCTCCTGGCAGGAACAAGGACAGGATCCCACCCCAGGAGAGGGACGGCTCTGCTCCGGGCAAGGGCTGCTGCGGGCTCAGCTCAGCACCGGCGAGGGCTTTTGCTCCTCTCTGGTGTCAATTCAGGCTTCAGCACCCCCCTTCCCACAGGGATCGGATGGCAGGTCCTTCCCGGCTGGCTCCTCCAGAGGGGCCCTCAAGGGCACGGGGCTGCTGttcctggcagggatgggaggctGTTTCTcgggggatggggatggggatgcagCGAGGGGGGTGCTCCACAGCCTGCCTCGTCCTTGCGAGGCAAATCCGAGCCTCCCGCTCGCTCCTGGGAGGCTGagtggaggcagagctgcagctcagtgggGCCACACCGGCAAGGTCAGTCACACCCCGAG GTCAGTCACACCCCGAGGTCTGTCACACCCTAAGGTCTGTCACACTCTGAGGTCAGTCACACTGCAGG GTCAGTCACACCCCAAGGTCTGTCACACTGAAAGGTCAATCCCACTGCAAGGTCAGTCACACCCCGAGGTCTGTCACACCCTAAGGTCAATCACACTGCAAGGTCAGTCACACTCTGAG GTCAATCACACCCCAAGGTCTGTCACACTGAAAGGTCAATCACACTGCAAGGTCAATCATGCCCCAAGGTCAGTCACACTGCAAGGTCAGTCACACTCTGAG GTCAGTGACACCCCAAGGTTTGTCACACTGAAAGGTCAATCACACCCCAAGGTCTGTCACACTGAAAGGTCAATCACACTGCAAGGTCAATCGTGCCCCAAGGTCTGTCACACTGAAAGGTCAGTCACACCCCAAGGTCTGTCACACTGCAAGGTCAGTCACACCCCAAG GTCTGTCACACTGAAAGGTCAATCACACCCCGAG GTCAATCGTGCCCCAAGGTCAGTCACACTGCAGGGTCAGTCACACCCCGAGGTCTGTCACACTGAAAGGTCAGTGTGGGCTAGGGTTAGTCTGGGGTGA
- the LOC131088906 gene encoding uncharacterized protein LOC131088906 isoform X23, with the protein MARGQHRRGGTLNRARHDYSTTSGRTGRFPHMALSFSWQEQGQDPTPGEGRLCSGQGLLRAQLSTGEGFCSSLVSIQASAPPFPQGSDGRSFPAGSSRGALKGTGLLFLAGMGGCFSGDGDGDAARGVLHSLPRPCEANPSLPLAPGRLSGGRAAAQWGHTGKVSHTPRSVTPRGLSHPKVCHTLRSVTLQGQSHPKVCHTERSIPLQGQSHPEVCHTLRSITLQGQSHSEVNHTPRSVTLKGQSHCKVNHAPRSVTLQGQSHSEVNHTPRSVTLKGQSHCKVNRAPRSVTLKGQSHPKVCHTARSVTPQGLSHCKVSDTARSVTLQGQSHPEVCHTERSVWARVSLG; encoded by the exons ATGGCACGGGGACagcacaggaggggagggacacTCAACCGAGCACGGCACGACTACAGCACGACGAGCGGGAGGACGGGGAGATTTCCCCACATGGCTTTGTCCTTCTCCTGGCAGGAACAAGGACAGGATCCCACCCCAGGAGAGGGACGGCTCTGCTCCGGGCAAGGGCTGCTGCGGGCTCAGCTCAGCACCGGCGAGGGCTTTTGCTCCTCTCTGGTGTCAATTCAGGCTTCAGCACCCCCCTTCCCACAGGGATCGGATGGCAGGTCCTTCCCGGCTGGCTCCTCCAGAGGGGCCCTCAAGGGCACGGGGCTGCTGttcctggcagggatgggaggctGTTTCTcgggggatggggatggggatgcagCGAGGGGGGTGCTCCACAGCCTGCCTCGTCCTTGCGAGGCAAATCCGAGCCTCCCGCTCGCTCCTGGGAGGCTGagtggaggcagagctgcagctcagtgggGCCACACCGGCAAGGTCAGTCACACCCCGAG GTCAGTCACACCCCGAGGTCTGTCACACCCTAAGGTCTGTCACACTCTGAGGTCAGTCACACTGCAGG GTCAGTCACACCCCAAGGTCTGTCACACTGAAAGGTCAATCCCACTGCAAGGTCAGTCACACCCCGAGGTCTGTCACACCCTAAGGTCAATCACACTGCAAGGTCAGTCACACTCTGAG GTCAATCACACCCCAAGGTCTGTCACACTGAAAGGTCAATCACACTGCAAGGTCAATCATGCCCCAAGGTCAGTCACACTGCAAGGTCAGTCACACTCTGAG GTCAATCACACCCCAAGGTCTGTCACACTGAAAGGTCAATCACACTGCAAGGTCAATCGTGCCCCAAGGTCTGTCACACTGAAAGGTCAGTCACACCCCAAGGTCTGTCACACTGCAAGGTCAGTCACACCCCAAGGTTTGTCACACTGCAAGGTCAGTGACACTGCAAG GTCAGTCACACTGCAGGGTCAGTCACACCCCGAGGTCTGTCACACTGAAAGGTCAGTGTGGGCTAGGGTTAGTCTGGGGTGA
- the LOC131088906 gene encoding uncharacterized protein LOC131088906 isoform X33: MARGQHRRGGTLNRARHDYSTTSGRTGRFPHMALSFSWQEQGQDPTPGEGRLCSGQGLLRAQLSTGEGFCSSLVSIQASAPPFPQGSDGRSFPAGSSRGALKGTGLLFLAGMGGCFSGDGDGDAARGVLHSLPRPCEANPSLPLAPGRLSGGRAAAQWGHTGKVSHTPRSVTPRGLSHPKVCHTLRSVTLQGQSHPKVCHTERSIPLQGQSHPEVCHTLRSITLQGQSHSEVNHTPRSVTLKGQSHCKVNHAPRSVTLQGQSHSEVNHTAGSVTPQGLSHCKVSHTPRSVTLKGQSHPEVNRAPRSVTLQGQSHPEVCHTERSVWARVSLG, encoded by the exons ATGGCACGGGGACagcacaggaggggagggacacTCAACCGAGCACGGCACGACTACAGCACGACGAGCGGGAGGACGGGGAGATTTCCCCACATGGCTTTGTCCTTCTCCTGGCAGGAACAAGGACAGGATCCCACCCCAGGAGAGGGACGGCTCTGCTCCGGGCAAGGGCTGCTGCGGGCTCAGCTCAGCACCGGCGAGGGCTTTTGCTCCTCTCTGGTGTCAATTCAGGCTTCAGCACCCCCCTTCCCACAGGGATCGGATGGCAGGTCCTTCCCGGCTGGCTCCTCCAGAGGGGCCCTCAAGGGCACGGGGCTGCTGttcctggcagggatgggaggctGTTTCTcgggggatggggatggggatgcagCGAGGGGGGTGCTCCACAGCCTGCCTCGTCCTTGCGAGGCAAATCCGAGCCTCCCGCTCGCTCCTGGGAGGCTGagtggaggcagagctgcagctcagtgggGCCACACCGGCAAGGTCAGTCACACCCCGAG GTCAGTCACACCCCGAGGTCTGTCACACCCTAAGGTCTGTCACACTCTGAGGTCAGTCACACTGCAGG GTCAGTCACACCCCAAGGTCTGTCACACTGAAAGGTCAATCCCACTGCAAGGTCAGTCACACCCCGAGGTCTGTCACACCCTAAGGTCAATCACACTGCAAGGTCAGTCACACTCTGAG GTCAATCACACCCCAAGGTCTGTCACACTGAAAGGTCAATCACACTGCAAGGTCAATCATGCCCCAAGGTCAGTCACACTGCAAGGTCAGTCACACTCTGAGGTCAATCACACTGCAGG GTCAGTCACACCCCAAGGTCTGTCACACTGCAAGGTCAGTCACACCCCAAG GTCTGTCACACTGAAAGGTCAATCACACCCCGAG GTCAATCGTGCCCCAAGGTCAGTCACACTGCAGGGTCAGTCACACCCCGAGGTCTGTCACACTGAAAGGTCAGTGTGGGCTAGGGTTAGTCTGGGGTGA
- the LOC131088906 gene encoding uncharacterized protein LOC131088906 isoform X28 — MARGQHRRGGTLNRARHDYSTTSGRTGRFPHMALSFSWQEQGQDPTPGEGRLCSGQGLLRAQLSTGEGFCSSLVSIQASAPPFPQGSDGRSFPAGSSRGALKGTGLLFLAGMGGCFSGDGDGDAARGVLHSLPRPCEANPSLPLAPGRLSGGRAAAQWGHTGKVSHTPRSVTPRGLSHPKVCHTLRSVTLQGQSHPKVCHTERSIPLQGQSHPEVCHTLRSITLQGQSHSEVNHTPRSVTLKGQSHCKVNHAPRSVTLQGQSHSEVNHTAGSVTPQGLSHCKVSHTPRFVTLQGQSHCEVNRAPRSVTLQGQSHPEVCHTERSVWARVSLG, encoded by the exons ATGGCACGGGGACagcacaggaggggagggacacTCAACCGAGCACGGCACGACTACAGCACGACGAGCGGGAGGACGGGGAGATTTCCCCACATGGCTTTGTCCTTCTCCTGGCAGGAACAAGGACAGGATCCCACCCCAGGAGAGGGACGGCTCTGCTCCGGGCAAGGGCTGCTGCGGGCTCAGCTCAGCACCGGCGAGGGCTTTTGCTCCTCTCTGGTGTCAATTCAGGCTTCAGCACCCCCCTTCCCACAGGGATCGGATGGCAGGTCCTTCCCGGCTGGCTCCTCCAGAGGGGCCCTCAAGGGCACGGGGCTGCTGttcctggcagggatgggaggctGTTTCTcgggggatggggatggggatgcagCGAGGGGGGTGCTCCACAGCCTGCCTCGTCCTTGCGAGGCAAATCCGAGCCTCCCGCTCGCTCCTGGGAGGCTGagtggaggcagagctgcagctcagtgggGCCACACCGGCAAGGTCAGTCACACCCCGAG GTCAGTCACACCCCGAGGTCTGTCACACCCTAAGGTCTGTCACACTCTGAGGTCAGTCACACTGCAGG GTCAGTCACACCCCAAGGTCTGTCACACTGAAAGGTCAATCCCACTGCAAGGTCAGTCACACCCCGAGGTCTGTCACACCCTAAGGTCAATCACACTGCAAGGTCAGTCACACTCTGAG GTCAATCACACCCCAAGGTCTGTCACACTGAAAGGTCAATCACACTGCAAGGTCAATCATGCCCCAAGGTCAGTCACACTGCAAGGTCAGTCACACTCTGAGGTCAATCACACTGCAGG GTCAGTCACACCCCAAGGTCTGTCACACTGCAAGGTCAGTCACACCCCAAGGTTTGTCACACTGCAAG GTCAATCACACTGCGAG GTCAATCGTGCCCCAAGGTCAGTCACACTGCAGGGTCAGTCACACCCCGAGGTCTGTCACACTGAAAGGTCAGTGTGGGCTAGGGTTAGTCTGGGGTGA
- the LOC131088906 gene encoding uncharacterized protein LOC131088906 isoform X36, translated as MARGQHRRGGTLNRARHDYSTTSGRTGRFPHMALSFSWQEQGQDPTPGEGRLCSGQGLLRAQLSTGEGFCSSLVSIQASAPPFPQGSDGRSFPAGSSRGALKGTGLLFLAGMGGCFSGDGDGDAARGVLHSLPRPCEANPSLPLAPGRLSGGRAAAQWGHTGKVSHTPRSVTSQGQSHCKVSHTPRSITLQGQSHSEVSHTPRSVTLKGQSHCKVSDTARFVTLKGQSHPKVCHTERSITLQGQSHSEVNHTAGSVTPQGLSHCKVSHTPRFVTLQGQSHCEVNRAPRSVTLQGQSHPEVCHTERSVWARVSLG; from the exons ATGGCACGGGGACagcacaggaggggagggacacTCAACCGAGCACGGCACGACTACAGCACGACGAGCGGGAGGACGGGGAGATTTCCCCACATGGCTTTGTCCTTCTCCTGGCAGGAACAAGGACAGGATCCCACCCCAGGAGAGGGACGGCTCTGCTCCGGGCAAGGGCTGCTGCGGGCTCAGCTCAGCACCGGCGAGGGCTTTTGCTCCTCTCTGGTGTCAATTCAGGCTTCAGCACCCCCCTTCCCACAGGGATCGGATGGCAGGTCCTTCCCGGCTGGCTCCTCCAGAGGGGCCCTCAAGGGCACGGGGCTGCTGttcctggcagggatgggaggctGTTTCTcgggggatggggatggggatgcagCGAGGGGGGTGCTCCACAGCCTGCCTCGTCCTTGCGAGGCAAATCCGAGCCTCCCGCTCGCTCCTGGGAGGCTGagtggaggcagagctgcagctcagtgggGCCACACCGGCAAGGTCAGTCACACCCCGAGGTCTGTCACATCCCAAGGTCAATCACACTGCAAGGTCAGTCACACCCCGAG GTCAATCACACTGCAAGGTCAATCACACTCTGAGGTCAGTCACACCCCAAGGTCTGTCACACTGAAAG GTCAGTCACACTGCAAGGTCAGTGACACTGCAAGGTTTGTCACACTGAAAGGTCAATCACACCCCAAGGTCTGTCACACTGAAAGGTCAATCACACTGCAAG GTCAGTCACACTCTGAGGTCAATCACACTGCAGG GTCAGTCACACCCCAAGGTCTGTCACACTGCAAGGTCAGTCACACCCCAAGGTTTGTCACACTGCAAG GTCAATCACACTGCGAG GTCAATCGTGCCCCAAGGTCAGTCACACTGCAGGGTCAGTCACACCCCGAGGTCTGTCACACTGAAAGGTCAGTGTGGGCTAGGGTTAGTCTGGGGTGA